The proteins below are encoded in one region of Phaseolus vulgaris cultivar G19833 chromosome 1, P. vulgaris v2.0, whole genome shotgun sequence:
- the LOC137816267 gene encoding E3 ubiquitin-protein ligase AIRP2-like has protein sequence MWQNQPNHSSYTDSFKALEDHIQHANSLASSLPGDCDGNYFQMKLSYSPFAPLFLHFIQWLDLSCTDTLPLYLGLLHILIFNVNADGTLSISSNQRKATTKEFYAVIYPSLRLIQGEFNNDRRNSYAEVNNRKRLEKVLNENVKGDDECGICMENNMKMVLPNCGHSFCISCFHNWYMRSESCPYCRGSMGSITPTDLWVVIGNSDLVDRFTFARDNLRQLYLFIQTLPPISP, from the exons ATGTGGCAAAATCAGCCCAATCATTCTTCTTACACTGATTCTTTCAAGGCTCTTGAAGATCATATACAACATGCTAATTCCTT GGCATCGTCACTTCCTGGAGATTGTGACGGGAACTATTTTCAGATGAAATTATCTTACAGCCCCTTTGCACCTCTTTTCTTGCACTTCATTCAATGGTTGGATCTTAGTTGTACTGATACTTTGCCTCTGTATTTGGGATTACTCCACATACTTATTTTCAAT GTAAACGCTGATGGAACACTGTCAATTTCCTCAAATCAAAGGAAAGCAACTACAAAGGAATTTTATG CTGTTATATACCCTTCATTAAGGTTGATTCAAGGCGAGTTTAACAATGATCGAAGAAACAGTTATGCAGAAGTGAACAACAGAAAGAGGCTTGAAAAGGTTCTGAATGAAAATGTAAAGGGAGATGATGAATGTGGCATATGCATGGAAAACAACATGAAAATGGTTCTGCCTAATTGTGGACATTCCTTCTGCATTAGCTGCTTCCATAATTG GTATATGAGATCAGAGTCATGCCCATATTGCCGTGGAAGCATGGGGAGTATCACTCCAACAGATTTATGGGTGGTCATTGGCAACAGTGATCTTGTTGACAGGTTCACCTTTGCAAGAGACAATCTCAGACAGTTGTACCTTTTCATTCAAACTCTGCCTCCAATCTCAccataa
- the LOC137815209 gene encoding two-component response regulator ARR11-like isoform X1: protein MDNGCFSSPRRDFPAGLRVLVVDDDPTWLKILEKMLKKCNYEVTTCCLARHALNLLRERKDGYDIVISDVNMPDMDGFKLLEHVGLEMDLPVIMMSVDGETSRVMKGVQHGACDYLLKPIRMKELRNIWQHVYRKRIHEAKEFESFESFESIHLMTNGSELSDEGNLFAVEDVTSTKKRKDADNKHDDKECMDPSSTKKARVVWSVDLHQKFVKAVNQIGFDKVGPKKILDLMNVPWLTRENVASHLQKYRLYLIRIQKENDRRSSSSGMKHSDFPSKDLGSFGFQNPVNKQQNDVSIDSYNYSDGSLQLQNVENKSHEGDKGTVSQFTIAKKGRPLRESSRVGLQQPFDCSMPTQYSWTEVPHTQLKEEHKSLVHLEDSFNQMPLQGKQHPIQVDQSQSVASISSVPSIREEGVAACIEAKPLFSDFKNDQSSSVNSIGNAVDTFPIQPGSLVMNAQSLASSTTNSGLKAHGYNNLSCISDLEIYQRNLLLGASAPLDEDLHFHWLQGECYNMNFGLQNIGMPEYYDPGLIAEAPSHLYDSSDYSVMDQGLFIA, encoded by the exons ATGGATAATGGGTGTTTCTCTTCCCCTCGACGTGATTTCCCTGCTGGCTTAAGAGTTCTTGTTGTGGATGATGATCCTACGTGGCTCAAGATCCTTGAGAAGATGCTCAAGAAGTGCAATTATGAAG TGACTACATGTTGTTTGGCAAGGCATGCTCTAAACTTGCTTCGTGAAAGGAAGGATGGATATGATATAGTGATCAGCGATGTAAACATGCCTGACATGGATGGTTTTAAACTCCTTGAGCATGTTGGGCTTGAGATGGATCTTCCTGTGATTA TGATGTCTGTGGATGGGGAAACAAGCAGGGTCATGAAAGGTGTTCAACATGGAGCATGTGATTATCTCCTTAAGCCTATAAGGATGAAAGAACTGCGAAATATATGGCAGCATGTCTATAGAAAAAGGATACACGAGGCTAAAGAATTTGAAAGCTTTGAGAGTTTTGAGAGCATTCACTTAATGACAAATGGATCAGAGCTATCAGATGAGGGGAACTTGTTTGCTGTAGAAGATGTGACctcaacaaagaaaagaaaagatgcAGATAACAAACACGATGACAAAGAATGTATGGATCCATCATCTACCAAGAAAGCTAGAGTAGTCTGGTCTGTAGATCTTCATCAGAAGTTTGTTAAAGCTGTGAATCAGATTGGATTTGATA AAGTTGGGCCCAAGAAAATACTAGATCTGATGAATGTTCCATGGCTGACCAGAGAGAATGTTGCTAGCCACTTGCAG AAATACCGGCTTTATTTGATTAGGATTCAGAAAGAAAACGATCGAAGATCTTCCTCCAGCGGAATGAAGCATTCAGATTTTCCTTCCAAAGATCTGGGAAGTTTTGGATTTCAAAACCCAGTAAACAAGCAACAAAATGATGTTTCAATCGACAGCTACAATTATTCGGATGGATCATTACAGCTGCAGAACGTGGAAAATAAAAGTCATGAAGGCGATAAGGGAACTGTTTCACAGTTCACCATAGCAAAAAAAGGAAGGCCTTTGAGAGAGAGTTCAAGGGTTGGCCTTCAGCAACCTTTTGATTGCTCCATGCCAACACAGTACTCTTGGACTGAAGTTCCACACACGCAACTCAAAGAAGAACACAAGTCACTTGTGCATTTAGAAGATAGCTTCAATCAGATGCCATTACAGGGTAAGCAGCATCCCATCCAAGTTGATCAATCACAATCAGTTGCTTCAATCAGTTCAGTTCCATCTATAAGGGAGGAAGGGGTTGCTGCTTGTATAGAAGCAAAACCTTTGTTTTCAGATTTCAAGAATGATCAATCCAGTTCTGTGAATTCAATAGGGAATGCAGTTGACACCTTTCCAATTCAACCGGGAAGTCTTGTTATGAATGCTCAATCTTTAGCCAGTTCAACTACAAATTCAGGATTGAAAGCACATGGATATAACAATCTCAGTTGCATTTCTGATCTGGAAATTTACCAAAGAAACCTTCTTTTGGGAGCTTCTGCACCTTTGGATGAGGACTTGCATTTCCATTGGCTACAAGGTGAATGTTATAACATGAACTTTGGTCTGCAGAATATAGGAATGCCAGAATATTATGATCCAGGACTTATTGCAGAAGCTCCGAGTCACCTATATGATTCATCCGATTACTCGGTTATGGATCAAGGTCTATTCATAGCATGA
- the LOC137815209 gene encoding two-component response regulator ORR26-like isoform X2 has protein sequence MPDMDGFKLLEHVGLEMDLPVIMMSVDGETSRVMKGVQHGACDYLLKPIRMKELRNIWQHVYRKRIHEAKEFESFESFESIHLMTNGSELSDEGNLFAVEDVTSTKKRKDADNKHDDKECMDPSSTKKARVVWSVDLHQKFVKAVNQIGFDKVGPKKILDLMNVPWLTRENVASHLQKYRLYLIRIQKENDRRSSSSGMKHSDFPSKDLGSFGFQNPVNKQQNDVSIDSYNYSDGSLQLQNVENKSHEGDKGTVSQFTIAKKGRPLRESSRVGLQQPFDCSMPTQYSWTEVPHTQLKEEHKSLVHLEDSFNQMPLQGKQHPIQVDQSQSVASISSVPSIREEGVAACIEAKPLFSDFKNDQSSSVNSIGNAVDTFPIQPGSLVMNAQSLASSTTNSGLKAHGYNNLSCISDLEIYQRNLLLGASAPLDEDLHFHWLQGECYNMNFGLQNIGMPEYYDPGLIAEAPSHLYDSSDYSVMDQGLFIA, from the exons ATGCCTGACATGGATGGTTTTAAACTCCTTGAGCATGTTGGGCTTGAGATGGATCTTCCTGTGATTA TGATGTCTGTGGATGGGGAAACAAGCAGGGTCATGAAAGGTGTTCAACATGGAGCATGTGATTATCTCCTTAAGCCTATAAGGATGAAAGAACTGCGAAATATATGGCAGCATGTCTATAGAAAAAGGATACACGAGGCTAAAGAATTTGAAAGCTTTGAGAGTTTTGAGAGCATTCACTTAATGACAAATGGATCAGAGCTATCAGATGAGGGGAACTTGTTTGCTGTAGAAGATGTGACctcaacaaagaaaagaaaagatgcAGATAACAAACACGATGACAAAGAATGTATGGATCCATCATCTACCAAGAAAGCTAGAGTAGTCTGGTCTGTAGATCTTCATCAGAAGTTTGTTAAAGCTGTGAATCAGATTGGATTTGATA AAGTTGGGCCCAAGAAAATACTAGATCTGATGAATGTTCCATGGCTGACCAGAGAGAATGTTGCTAGCCACTTGCAG AAATACCGGCTTTATTTGATTAGGATTCAGAAAGAAAACGATCGAAGATCTTCCTCCAGCGGAATGAAGCATTCAGATTTTCCTTCCAAAGATCTGGGAAGTTTTGGATTTCAAAACCCAGTAAACAAGCAACAAAATGATGTTTCAATCGACAGCTACAATTATTCGGATGGATCATTACAGCTGCAGAACGTGGAAAATAAAAGTCATGAAGGCGATAAGGGAACTGTTTCACAGTTCACCATAGCAAAAAAAGGAAGGCCTTTGAGAGAGAGTTCAAGGGTTGGCCTTCAGCAACCTTTTGATTGCTCCATGCCAACACAGTACTCTTGGACTGAAGTTCCACACACGCAACTCAAAGAAGAACACAAGTCACTTGTGCATTTAGAAGATAGCTTCAATCAGATGCCATTACAGGGTAAGCAGCATCCCATCCAAGTTGATCAATCACAATCAGTTGCTTCAATCAGTTCAGTTCCATCTATAAGGGAGGAAGGGGTTGCTGCTTGTATAGAAGCAAAACCTTTGTTTTCAGATTTCAAGAATGATCAATCCAGTTCTGTGAATTCAATAGGGAATGCAGTTGACACCTTTCCAATTCAACCGGGAAGTCTTGTTATGAATGCTCAATCTTTAGCCAGTTCAACTACAAATTCAGGATTGAAAGCACATGGATATAACAATCTCAGTTGCATTTCTGATCTGGAAATTTACCAAAGAAACCTTCTTTTGGGAGCTTCTGCACCTTTGGATGAGGACTTGCATTTCCATTGGCTACAAGGTGAATGTTATAACATGAACTTTGGTCTGCAGAATATAGGAATGCCAGAATATTATGATCCAGGACTTATTGCAGAAGCTCCGAGTCACCTATATGATTCATCCGATTACTCGGTTATGGATCAAGGTCTATTCATAGCATGA
- the LOC137815208 gene encoding probable GPI-anchored adhesin-like protein PGA55: MGEPSACLVRSFSSPADTRYEGNPVRSLGESISFGRFMNENLDWEKWSTFTQNRYVEEAERYSKPGSVAAKKAYFEAHYKRKAAERAAALVQEANANHQANGTSELEAQQRNYGDSSSETSSNVQNVVAANEQPDEETVNYQVGECADRDQRKCDAGQSDLDISNVEGVVDVSHPHVHTNINLGSFTSIDDSNQFDHVEDNTNTGPVEEKMLDHSAAGPEVLALPFAEREANSSPILSTKTVSSNCSRHDEKNAAATVPSRSGINRGPKGKKSVGDFVEKNKLTAQSLHMSINLPSGTGETRKRAAVSTQSRNGVNNFSTNKKSVGGLVEKKRIDAPLLKMSINLPSGAGMPSNTATKPRNGTNFVSKIMKSVGNSVAKRPTTRSLHMSINLPSGAAEPSKSASVFEKNRIKKVHSNLPKNNPVVLGASTEVSRGLLDQGSANLPSQRRTERLLNKSVSGDVTVNAQPSSSISFGCPKSSSTKKSNFQSATISLPFKFRSEERAVKRREFLQRMDETKSKEEEKVKLQRTLKGKTELDHKKLGQSNGSISKLNEDKLGGSHSPSNQIRKTSLTLPRSPKLMRKAHSSSSTVQDKSLGNSWKSRISSTNNSKRTTEKINRTTRPLNSLSSTTGENASPNIQH; encoded by the exons ATGGGTGAACCATCGGCGTGTCTCGTTCGATCCTTCTCCAGTCCCGCAGACACTCGTTACGAG GGTAACCCTGTCCGTTCGCTTGGAGAATCTATCTCCTTTGGGAGGTTTATGAATGAAAACTTGGATTGGGAGAAATGGTCAACATTCACTCAAAATCGCTATGTTGAAGAAGCTGAGAGATATTCCAAGCCGGGTTCTGTGGCCGCGAAGAAAGCCTACTTTGAGGCTCATTACAAGAGGAAGGCTGCGGAGAGAGCCGCTgcattggttcaagaagcaaatGCAAATCATCAGGCTAATGGAACTTCTGAGTTGGAAGCTCAGCAAAGAAACTATGGTGATTCATCCTCTGAGACGAGTTCAAATGTGCAAAATGTTGTAGCCGCCAATGAACAGCCGGATGAAGAAACTGTTAATTACCAAGTTGGTGAATGTGCTGATAGAGACCAACGAAAATGTGATGCTGGACAAAGTGATTTAGACATTTCTAATGTAGAAGGAGTAGTGGATGTGTCACATCCTCACGTTCATACAAATATTAATTTGGGAAGTTTCACGTCCATTGATGATTCGAACCAGTTTGATCATGTTGAAGACAATACGAATACTGGCCCTGTAGAAGAGAAGATGCTTGATCAT AGCGCTGCTGGTCCCGAAGTTTTGGCTTTGCCCTTCGCAGAAAGAGAAGCAAATTCTTCTCCAATATTATCTACCAAAACTGTGTCTTCCAATTGTTCTCGTCATGATGAAAAGAATGCTGCTGCTACTGTGCCATCCAGAAGTGGAATAAACAGAGGTCCGAAAGGCAAGAAGTCTGTTGGAGACTTTGTTGAGAAGAATAAACTAACTGCGCAGTCACTCCACATGTCAATCAATCTTCCATCTGGTACTGGTGAAACACGCAAAAGAGCTGCTGTATCTACTCAGTCCAGAAATGGTGTAAACAATTTTTCAACGAATAAGAAGTCAGTTGGAGGCTTGGTTGAGAAGAAACGAATTGATGCACCATTACTCAAAATGTCAATCAATCTCCCATCAGGTGCTGGTATGCCAAGCAACACAGCTACTAAACCCAGAAATGGAACAAACTTTGTCTCAAAGATTATGAAGTCTGTTGGAAACTCAGTGGCAAAGAGACCAACCACAAGGTCGCTCCACATGTCAATCAATCTGCCTTCTGGTGCAGCTGAACCAAGTAAATCAGCTTCAGTGTTTGAGAAGAACAGAATTAAAAAAGTTCATTCTAATTTGCCCAAAAATAATCCAGTGGTATTGGGGGCTTCGACTGAG GTATCTCGTGGTTTGCTAGATCAAGGTTCTGCAAATCTCCCTTCCCAGAGAAG GACTGAAAGATTACTTAACAAGTCTGTATCTGGAGATGTTACAGTGAATGCACAGCCTTCCTCCTCCATTTCCTTTGG CTGCCCGAAATCTTCAAGCACCAAGAAAAGCAATTTCCAATCAGCTACCATATCTTTGCCTTTTAAATtcagaagtgaagaaagagctGTTAAACGCAGAGAG TTCTTGCAGAGGATGGATGAAACTAAATCCAAGGAAGAAGAGAAAGTGAAGTTGCAAAGGACTCTCAAG GGTAAAACAGAGCTTGATCACAAGAAGCTGGGGCAGAGCAATGGTTCTATATCCAAACTAAATGAGGACAAGCTTGGGGGATCACATTCACCAAGCAATCAGATTAGAAAG ACCTCACTTACACTGCCCCGGTCACCAAAACTTATGAGGAAAGCACATTCTAGTTCTAGCACAGTCCAGGACAAAAGCTTAGGAAATTCATGGAAGTCCCGTATCAGCAGCACAAATAATTCCAAACGTACGACTGAAAAAATTAACCGAACTACAAGACCATTAAATTCATTATCGAGTACCACAGGAGAAAATGCTTCACCAAATATTCAGCATTAA
- the LOC137815219 gene encoding small heat shock protein, chloroplastic-like isoform X2 encodes MAHALSSNVALNLPTSRYLEQWRGREMKGVKVMMVMGDAREKLEHIPKPNKHHHHPLPKNKLPPAPPIGLWDRFPTARTMQEMMETMERMMEDPFAFSTLEWPSSPLPSEGVGGYRRKGRAPWEVKEGESEYKMRFDMPGMNKEDVKVWVEEKMLVVKAEKAPKKNEMMQQKQQEEEEEWSAKSYGRYSSRIALPDNVQFENIKAEVKDGVLYIAIPKATSYSNILDIKVQ; translated from the exons ATGGCACACGCTTTGTCCTCTAATGTGGCTCTTAACCTTCCAACATCAAGGTATCTTGAGCAGTGGAGAGGAAGGGAGATGAAGGGAGTGAAAGTGATGATGGTGATGGGGGATGCAAGAGAAAAGCTTGAGCACATCCCAAAACCCAACAAGCACCACCACCATCCTCTCCCCAAAAACAAACTTCCCCCTGCACCACCAATAG GGTTGTGGGATCGGTTTCCTACAGCAAGGACAATGCAAGAGATGATGGAGACAATGGAGAGGATGATGGAGGACCCTTTTGCCTTTAGCACACTTGAGTGGCCTTCATCACCCTTGCCAAGTGAGGGTGTGGGAGGGTATAGGAGAAAGGGAAGGGCACCATGGGAAGTGAAAGAGGGAGAGAGTGAATACAAGATGAGGTTTGACATGCCTGGTATGAACAAAGAGGATGTGAAAGTTTGGGTGGAGGAGAAGATGCTAGTGGTCAAAGCAGAAAAGGCACCAAAGAAGAATGAGATGATGCAACAGAAGCagcaagaagaggaagaggaatgGTCTGCAAAGAGTTATGGCAGATATAGCAGTAGGATTGCTTTGCCAGATAATGTGCAGTTTGAGAATATTAAGGCTGAGGTTAAGGATGGTGTGCTCTACATAGCCATTCCCAAGGCTACTAGTTACTCCAACATTCTAGATATCAAAGTTCAATGA
- the LOC137815219 gene encoding small heat shock protein, chloroplastic-like isoform X1 — protein MAHALSSNVALNLPTSRYLEQWRGREMKGVKVMMVMGDAREKLEHIPKPNKHHHHPLPKNKLPPAPPIAGLWDRFPTARTMQEMMETMERMMEDPFAFSTLEWPSSPLPSEGVGGYRRKGRAPWEVKEGESEYKMRFDMPGMNKEDVKVWVEEKMLVVKAEKAPKKNEMMQQKQQEEEEEWSAKSYGRYSSRIALPDNVQFENIKAEVKDGVLYIAIPKATSYSNILDIKVQ, from the exons ATGGCACACGCTTTGTCCTCTAATGTGGCTCTTAACCTTCCAACATCAAGGTATCTTGAGCAGTGGAGAGGAAGGGAGATGAAGGGAGTGAAAGTGATGATGGTGATGGGGGATGCAAGAGAAAAGCTTGAGCACATCCCAAAACCCAACAAGCACCACCACCATCCTCTCCCCAAAAACAAACTTCCCCCTGCACCACCAATAG CAGGGTTGTGGGATCGGTTTCCTACAGCAAGGACAATGCAAGAGATGATGGAGACAATGGAGAGGATGATGGAGGACCCTTTTGCCTTTAGCACACTTGAGTGGCCTTCATCACCCTTGCCAAGTGAGGGTGTGGGAGGGTATAGGAGAAAGGGAAGGGCACCATGGGAAGTGAAAGAGGGAGAGAGTGAATACAAGATGAGGTTTGACATGCCTGGTATGAACAAAGAGGATGTGAAAGTTTGGGTGGAGGAGAAGATGCTAGTGGTCAAAGCAGAAAAGGCACCAAAGAAGAATGAGATGATGCAACAGAAGCagcaagaagaggaagaggaatgGTCTGCAAAGAGTTATGGCAGATATAGCAGTAGGATTGCTTTGCCAGATAATGTGCAGTTTGAGAATATTAAGGCTGAGGTTAAGGATGGTGTGCTCTACATAGCCATTCCCAAGGCTACTAGTTACTCCAACATTCTAGATATCAAAGTTCAATGA
- the LOC137815218 gene encoding protein HHL1, chloroplastic has protein sequence MEVGMSLNALLRLPPTNSRFLHNDDVPVRHSLVSNRRQHRSLKAPPRHVFVVEAKGKKGMMSRQFQRSAPPPLPKIEDDGNPKFVIFIRMANVYLWYPLSIVSGGTTAKIMVAAKDNFLGKYIYKDTLDRNLAAVIYKDEKEVQKSAFKQYRVLRTATDFRYGYKLVENTNIRAALSTSDVIELPTQDKLKTVLDKVKDFFGDAKESFGKITSLGTTATEESEEDTTEKTKVKG, from the exons ATGGAAGTGGGAATGTCTCTGAACGCGCTCCTTCGTCTTCCTCCCACGAATTCACGCTTCCTCCACAACGACGACGTTCCGGTGAGACACTCTCTGGTTTCGAACCGGAGGCAGCACCGGAGTTTGAAGGCTCCGCCGCGTCACGTGTTTGTGGTTGAAGCCAAGGGCAAAAAGGGAATGATGTCTCGTCAGTTTCAGCGTTCTGCTCCTCCTCCTCTACCCAAAATTGAAGACGATGGCAATCCCAAATTCGTCATCTTCATTCGCATGGCCAAT GTATACCTTTGGTACCCTCTTAGCATTGTATCAGGTGGCACCACTGCTAAAATCATGGTTGCAGCTAAGGATAATTTTCTCGGCAAGTATATCTACAAAGACACCCTTGATAGAAATCTCGCCGCTGTTATCTACAAA GATGAGAAGGAAGTACAGAAATCTGCATTCAAACAATACCGTGTATTGCGTACAGCTACTGATTTCAGATACGGCTACAAACTTGTT GAGAATACCAATATAAGAGCTGCACTTTCTACCAGTGATGTTATTGAG CTCCCCACACAAGATAAGCTAAAAACCGTGCTTGATAAAGTGAAAGACTTTTTTGGTGATGCAAAGGAATCTTTTGGAAAGATAACATCATTGGGCACTACTGCAACGGAGGAGTCAGAGGAAGACACAACAGAAAAAACCAA GGTTAAAGGATGA
- the LOC137815217 gene encoding serine/threonine protein phosphatase 2A 57 kDa regulatory subunit B' theta isoform-like, which yields MFNKIFSKLPRKSSKGSEHGGSGKGHHGVTTSSKNSDSVSVSPGGTKPGNSSQNHGNRVLLPKVVNDNNVHSNPNNGNLGSYEALPIFRDVPSSEKPTLFVKKLRMCCVVFDFTDPAKHLKEKEIKRQTLVELVDYVTSANAKFAENVMQEVVKMVSSNIFRTLSPQPRENKIVDGVDVEEEEPSMDPAWPHLQIVYELFLRFVASPELDAKLAKRYIDQSFVLKLLDLFDSEDPREREYLKMTLHRIYGKFMAHRPFIRKAINNVFFNFIFETEKHNGIAEFLEILGSIINGFALPLKEEHKLFLVRILIPLHKPKCLAMYHQQLSYCITQFVEKDCKLADTIIRGLLKYWPITNSSKEVMFLGELEEVLEATQPPEFQRCMMPLFRRIARCLNSPHFQVAERALFLWNNDHIVNLIKQNRKVILPIIFPALERNARSHWNQAVHSLTLNVRKIFNDVDADLSKECLQKFEEDESKESEVKAGREATWKRLEELAMKKAASGEAVLIGNKAPTRPSAG from the exons ATGTTCAATAAGATATTCAGTAAACTCCCTCGAAAGTCATCGAAAGGTTCCGAACACGGTGGAAGTGGAAAAGGCCACCATGGTGTTACCACTTCTTCGAAGAACAGCGATTCTGTTAGTGTTTCCCCAGGTGGCACCAAACCGGGGAATTCTTCACAGAATCATGGTAACAGAGTTCTATTACCGAAGGTTGTGAATGACAACAATGTTCACAGCAACCCCAACAACGGGAATTTGGGTTCCTACGAGGCATTGCCTATATTCAGGGATGTTCCTTCTTCTGAGAAGCCAACTTTGTTTGTGAAGAAGCTTAGAATGTGTTGTGTGGTGTTTGACTTCACTGACCCCGCCAAACAcctcaaggagaaggagattAAGAGACAGACCTTGGTGGAACTCGTGGATTATGTGACTTCTGCGAATGCTAAGTTCGCGGAGAATGTGATGCAGGAGGTTGTGAAAATGGTGTCTTCAAACATATTCAGAACACTTAGTCCTCAGCCACGGGAGAACAAGATCGTTGATGGTGTTGATGTGGAGGAGGAGGAGCCTTCCATGGATCCTGCTTGGCCTCATTTGCAGATTGTGTACGAGCTTTTTCTGCGGTTTGTGGCCTCACCTGAGCTGGATGCGAAGTTGGCCAAGAGATACATTGATCAGTCCTTCGTTTTGAAGCTGCTGGATTTGTTTGACTCGGAGGATCCGAGGGAGAGGGAGTACTTGAAGATGACTCTGCACCGAATCTATGGCAAATTCATGGCGCATCGCCCTTTCATCAGGAAGGCCATCAACAATGtgttctttaattttatttttgagacTGAGAAGCATAATGGTATTGCTGAGTTCTTGGAGATTCTTGGGAGCATCATCAATGGTTTTGCACTGCCATTGAAGGAAGAACATAAACTGTTTCTTGTTCGCATACTGATTCCTCTGCACAAGCCAAAGTGCTTGGCGATGTATCATCAACAGTTGTCTTATTGCATTACTCAGTTTGTGGAGAAAGACTGCAAACTTGCTGATACAATTATCAGGGGGCTATTGAAGTACTGGCCCATAACAAATAGTTCTAAGGAAGTTATGTTCCTGGGTGAGTTAGAAGAAGTCTTGGAAGCAACTCAACCCCCAGAATTCCAGCGTTGTATGATGCCGTTGTTTCGCCGAATTGCCCGTTGTTTGAATAGTCCTCATTTTCAG GTGGCAGAAAGAGCTTTGTTCTTGTGGAACAATGATCATATCGTGAACTTAATCAAGCAAAACAGAAAAGTGATCCTACCCATCATCTTCCCTGCATTGGAGAGAAATGCTAGAAGTCATTGGAACCAAGCCGTCCATAGTTTGACCTTAAATGTGCGGAAGATTTTTAATGATGTCGACGCTGATCTCTCCAAAGAATGTTTGCAAAAGTTTGAGGAAGACGAGTCAAAGGAAAGTGAAGTGAAAGCAGGGCGTGAAGCCACGTGGAAACGGTTGGAGGAGCTTGCCATGAAGAAAGCTGCAAGTGGGGAGGCAGTGCTTATTGGTAACAAAGCACCAACTCGCCCCTCTGCAGGTTAG